In Chitinibacter sp. SCUT-21, a single genomic region encodes these proteins:
- a CDS encoding peptidylprolyl isomerase, producing the protein MAIIVNGVEITEAQIAAEQGNHSEAPSARDAAIQELILRELLQQKAAAVGITAESPEEAIGTLLQQEVQVEEADEAACQAFYNDNPASFTRGEMAVASHILFPLGEGLAASLAKSKAEGVLAEVQANPERFAALASEHSTCPSGKQGGSLGQFGRGQMVPEFEAAVFSTEAGQITPTLVETQFGYHIIQVNERSNGDKVSYEEVKERLQAFLTDMAGRKMMHDYLAKLVADAKIEGYTLPAMA; encoded by the coding sequence ATGGCCATTATCGTAAACGGCGTTGAAATCACCGAAGCACAAATCGCAGCCGAACAAGGCAACCACAGCGAAGCGCCTAGCGCACGTGACGCCGCAATCCAGGAGTTAATCCTGCGTGAATTGTTGCAACAAAAAGCCGCTGCGGTTGGCATCACAGCGGAAAGCCCAGAAGAAGCGATAGGCACTTTGCTGCAACAAGAAGTGCAAGTTGAAGAAGCCGACGAAGCGGCTTGCCAAGCTTTCTACAACGACAATCCTGCCAGCTTTACCCGTGGAGAAATGGCTGTTGCTAGCCACATTTTGTTCCCATTGGGTGAAGGCCTAGCCGCTAGCCTGGCTAAATCAAAAGCGGAAGGTGTTTTGGCTGAAGTTCAAGCTAATCCTGAACGTTTCGCTGCGTTGGCGAGCGAGCACTCAACTTGCCCATCTGGCAAACAAGGTGGCAGCCTAGGTCAATTTGGTCGCGGTCAAATGGTGCCAGAGTTTGAAGCTGCGGTATTTAGCACAGAAGCTGGCCAAATCACGCCGACCTTGGTAGAAACCCAATTTGGTTACCACATTATTCAAGTCAATGAGCGCAGCAACGGCGATAAAGTCAGCTATGAAGAAGTGAAAGAGCGTCTGCAAGCCTTCCTAACAGATATGGCTGGTCGTAAAATGATGCACGACTACCTCGCTAAATTAGTAGCTGATGCCAAAATTGAAGGCTACACGCTACCTGCAATGGCCTAA